The following proteins are encoded in a genomic region of Amia ocellicauda isolate fAmiCal2 chromosome 6, fAmiCal2.hap1, whole genome shotgun sequence:
- the gcc2 gene encoding GRIP and coiled-coil domain-containing protein 2 isoform X3 translates to MEQENNPDNMASPSTPGAAKSKLDTLSKEDLIKFSKKQMVVLQKLKSKCADLEKEVGELKAKSNSGADDTIIQELTERMDAVLLEKAETQQKLVLLRKENEKAKQEAKVLEKFTQLQEQSDRSNEEHLQNVVVLKKELDAVRSQHQEEVEGLQQLLKESRKDRESQQGEAEEIKAHLELVRQDYEERLSVLQRQLGLADEERVKELDGLREAHDAELAESRQEVENLYAEMSKIREAHQEEARMLMEQLEASAAEYEAERDRLLVIQEALTEQLAQHDGSLQDVQEEEEETGPAGVQNHTASPASGGQQEDEADRLKLLVADLQAQQTMLQDELTYVGNEKSRLESELQQARDEFLLEREELEFKINELQMSQEDSEGVASTCREKLQVTNEHWEMALNQHEQELSILKEKHQVELKALEQNLTSATATDLEKRLQETLKLKERCDQLASERNEAVHNYEQTKEILRNLESELADRTAEFVKQYNAMKDQGASAVHELQQKLRAAFNEKDGLLERIQSLEAQVEKCQQDDSEELRSALSNAQQKNKEMLALLHRNESTVQELQESVTQLTREKEDTLLRLKDSECLRETHSLEGDRASELQQSLEDVSRVNAELLQKQQEAEASLEVALAENKRISHQLDVLDGRLAEAGLDKERQSSDLKALAEELSELKKTKDCLQEEIGVLRSERVSESHRERGELETSLQSVSEERERLRQGLEEKEQQLSLSRQQIVSVFQREASLGPLEEAKLATKDISELVHELLAKVLEEKKSLLLQSDEKIARLYDDIERIREESGQQRAELQSLVDDQSKERTMLKENLEEVVADTEALQRDLLQMKDVNEKMKEENGQLLAQLAEASEKLREKESERVDLGGKSEKLAMENLGEKEQLQQLLMERESLASRLQKDIDDLKESKEVSTAEDTKVTELSDKIAALERESREKDEKMHKIKAVAVKAKKELDNSRKEVKSLKEEVESCKAERDRLSGSMKDIIQGAEGYKNLQAEYDKLSEVLDRERERAEAGERQVGELTKRLQAAAVQQDQLTSEREDLVARMDTLHSNVKQLEGQVSEALRVKSGLEKELEGERLLKEQKIKDHSAAAREIEDLQKAQQKQRQQMQETMQELELLRKDAQQNTLMGMEMADYERLVKELNQKIAEQERRVGELEEEIHAQRTRQEVLLEEISSLKSLVDQGEEKNSKMKQLLVKTKKDLADTKKSEADQMVLQASLRGKLEASQQQLEEHKIQSAELAAERHRLQEQLRSLTEQHQRAAGSFQQRLGALQEECSSAKAELATTVSEFEGYKVRVHNVLKQQKNKSATHTENEATKPERELLERTVEQLRGRLQETQLSLQGSNAELQQLQTEHDALLERHNKILQESVSKEAELREKLGSLQAENVLLRSEHAQTLSQLTAQNDALRGGFQEQIRRLQEEHGCTVETLQAQVGRLEAQLFQLQREPSATSPAPAQQQRKMLQERKAADLPLFELQSMAREEGEGMETTESESVSSAGTHLPSLEQLLNSPEPKTEPFVWQAEPSKEELSQNLSTANKSIEHLSGLLHETEATNAILMEQITLLKSEVRRLERNQEREKSVANLEYLKNVLLQFIFLKSGSERQALLPVIHTMLQLSPEEKGRLAAIAQGEEEAAGASRSSGWTSYLHSWSGIR, encoded by the exons ATTTGGAGAAGGAAGTTGGAGAACTCAAAGCCAAGTCCAACAGTGGAGCAGATGATACGAtcatacag GAGCTGACTGAAAGGATGGATGCGGTTCTCCTGGAGAAGGCTGAGACCCAGCAGAAACTGGTGTTGCtgaggaaagaaaatgaaaaggcaaAGCAAGAGGCAAAG GTGTTGGAGAAGTTCACGCAGCTCCAGGAGCAGTCTGACCGATCGAACGAGGAACACTTGCAAAACGTGGTAGTTTTGAAGAAGGAGCTGGACGCCGTTCGATCCCAGCACCAGGAAGAGGTCGAGGGTCTCCAGCAGCTCTTGAAAGAGTCCAGGAAAGACCGGGAAAGCCAGCAGGGCGAAGCCGAGGAGATCAAGGCCCACCTGGAGCTCGTCAGGCAGGACTATGAGGAGCGTCTCTCCGTCCTGCAGCGCCAGTTGGGCCTGGCGGACGAGGAGCGAGTCAAGGAGCTGGACGGGCTGAGGGAGGCGCACGACGCGGAGCTGGCCGAGTCCCGGCAGGAGGTTGAGAACCTCTACGCCGAGATGTCGAAGATCCGGGAGGCCCACCAGGAGGAGGCCAGGATGCTGATGGAGCAGCTGGAGGCGTCGGCGGCTGAGTACGAGGCGGAGAGGGACCGGCTGCTCGTGATCCAGGAAGCGCTGACCGAGCAGCTGGCGCAGCACGACGGCAGCCTCCAGGACGtgcaggaggaggaagaggagacggGCCCGGCGGGGGTCCAGAACCACACGGCCTCCCCAGCTTCAGGGGGGCAGCAGGAGGACGAGGCCGACCGGCTGAAGCTCCTCGTGGCGGATCTGCAGGCCCAGCAGACGATGCTGCAGGACGAGCTTACCTACGTGGGCAACGAGAAGAGCAGGCTGGAGTCGGAGCTGCAGCAGGCGAGGGATGAGTTCCTCCTGGAGAGGGAGGAGCTGGAGTTCAAGATCAACGAGCTGCAGATGAGCCAGGAGGACAGCGAGGGCGTGGCGTCCACCTGCCGGGAGAAGCTGCAGGTCACCAACGAGCACTGGGAGATGGCGCTCAACCAGCACGAACAGGAGCTGAGCATCCTGAAGGAGAAGCATCAGGTCGAGCTGAAGGCGCTGGAGCAAAACCTGACGTCTGCCACAGCGACAGACCTGGAGAAGAGGCTCCAGGAAACCCTGAAACTGAAAGAGCGGTGTGACCAGCTGGCTTCGGAGAGGAACGAAGCGGTGCACAACTACGAGCAGACCAAGGAGATCCTCCGGAACCTGGAGTCCGAGCTGGCGGACCGGACGGCAGAGTTTGTGAAGCAGTACAACGCCATGAAGGATCAGGGGGCCTCCGCGGTCCACGAGCTGCAGCAGAAGTTGAGGGCGGCCTTCAACGAGAAGGATGGCCTCCTCGAGCGcatccagagcctggaggcccagGTGGAGAAGTGTCAGCAGGACGACTCGGAGGAACTGAGGTCGGCACTAAGTAACGCGCAGCAGAAAAACAAGGAGATGTTGGCTCTGCTTCACCGGAACGAGAGCACCGTGCAGGAGCTGCAGGAGAGCGTGACGCAGCTGACTCGGGAGAAGGAGGACACACTGTTGCGTTTGAAGGACTCGGAGTGCTTGAGAGAGACGCACAGTTTGGAGGGAGACCGGGCGTCTGAACTTCAGCAGAGTCTGGAGGATGTGTCCCGGGTCAACGCGGAGCTGCTGCAGAAGCAGCAGGAGGCAGAAGCCAGCCTGGAGGTCGCCCTGGCGGAAAACAAGCGCATCAGCCACCAGCTGGATGTCCTGGACGGCAGGCTTGCGGAGGCTGGGCTGGACAAGGAGCGGCAGTCTTCTGATCTGAAGGCACTGGCAGAAGAGCTGTCTGAACTCAAGAAGACCAAGGACTGTCTGCAGGAGGAGATCGGCGTACTCCGTTCGGAGAGGGTGAGCGAGTCTCATCGAGAGCGAGGGGAGCTGGAGACATCCTTGCAGTCTGTGtcggaggagagggagaggttgaGACAAGGCCTCGAGGAGAAGGAACAGCAGTTGTCTCTGTCAAGGCAGCAGATTGTTAGTGTTTTCCAGCGAGAAGCCAGCCTGGGACCATTGGAGGAGGCCAAACTGGCAACCAAGGACATCTCTGAGCTGGTGCATGAGCTTCTGGCGAaggtcctggaggagaagaagagttTGCTCCTGCAGAGCGATGAGAAAATTGCCCGACTCTATGATGACATCGAGAGGATCAGGGAGGAGAGCGGACAGCAGCGTGCCGAGCTGCAGTCGTTAGTTGACGACCAGAGCAAGGAGAGGACCATGCTGAAGGAGAACCTGGAGGAGGTGGTGGCTGACACCGAGGCCTTGCAGAGGGACCTGCTGCAGATGAAGGACGTGAACGAGAAGATGAAGGAGGAGAACGGGCAGCTGCTGGCCCAACTCGCCGAGGCGTCAGAGAAACTGCGAGAGAAGGAGAGCGAGAGGGTCGACCTGGGGGGCAAGAGCGAGAAGCTGGCGATGGAAAACCTGGGAGAGAAGGAGCAACTGCAGCAGCTCCTGATGGAGAGAGAGTCTCTGGCTTCCCGCCTACAGAAAGATATCGATGACCTGAAG GAATCCAAAGAGGTGTCCACGGCCGAAGACACAAAAGTGACGGAGCTGAGTGACAAAATAG CTGCTCTGGAACGAGAGAGCAGAGAAAAGGACGAGAAGATGCACAAGATCAAAGCGGTGGCCGTGAAAGCCAAGAAAGAGCTGGACAACAGCCGGAAGGAG GTTAAATCCCTGAAAGAAGAAGTGGAGTCTTGcaaagcagagagagacaggctgtCTGGCTCCATGAAGGATATCATACAGGGAGCGGAGGGCTACAAG AACCTCCAGGCCGAGTACGACAAGCTGAGCGAGGTGCTGGACCGGGAGCGAGAGCGGGCCGAGGCCGGCGAGCGGCAGGTGGGGGAGCTGACCAAGAGGCTGCAGGCGGCGGCCGTCCAG CAAGACCAGCTGACGTCCGAGAGGGAAGACCTGGTGGCGCGCATGGACACCCTGCACAGCAACGTGAAGCAGCTGGAGGGCCAGGTTTCAGAGGCGCTGCGGGTGAAGTCGGGGCTCGAGAAGgagctggagggagagaggctTTTAAAGGAACAAAAAATCAAG GACCACAGCGCGGCGGCCCGAGAGATCGAGGACCTTCAGAAAGCGCAGCAGAAACAGAGGCAGCAAATGCAGGAAACGATGCAAGAACTGGAGCTCCTGCGGAAG GATGCGCAGCAGAATACTCTCATGGGCATGGAAATGGCCGACTACGAGCGGCTGGTCAAGGAGCTGAACCAGAAGATCGCTGAGCAGGAGCGCCGTGTCggggagctggaggaggagatCCATGCGCAGAGGACGAGGCAGGAGGTGCTGCTGGAGGAGATCT CGTCCCTGAAGTCGCTCGTCGATCAGGGAGAGGAGAAGAACTCCAAGATGAAGCAACTGCTCGTGAAGACAAAGAAAGATCTGGCTGATACGAAGAAAAGC GAAGCGGATCAGATGGTTCTGCAGGCTTCACTGAGGGGGAAGCTGGAGGCCTCTCAGCAGCAGCTGGAGGAGCACAAG ATCCAGAGCGCCGAGTTGGCCGCCGAGAGGCACAGACTGCAGGAGCAACTCAGATCCCTGACCGAGCAGCACCAGAGGGCGGCCGGGTCCTTCCAGCAGCGGCTCGGCGCCCTACAGGAGGAGTGCAGCAGCGCCAAG GCAGAACTGGCCACCACGGTGTCGGAGTTCGAGGGCTACAAAGTCCGAGTGCACAACGTTCTGAAGCAGCAGAAGAACAAGTCTGCGACGCACACGGAGAACGAGGCGACCAAACCAGAGAG GGAGCTCTTGGAGAGGACGGTGGAGCAGCTGAGGGGCCGCCTGCAGGAGACGCAGCTGAGCCTGCAGGGGAGCAATGCGGAGCTGCAGCAGCTGCAGACGGAGCACGACGCACTGCTGGAGCGGCACAACAAGATCCTGCAGGAGAGCGTCAGCAAGGAGGCCGAGCTCCGAGAGAA GCTGGGCTCCCTGCAGGCGGAGAACGTGCTGCTGAGGTCCGAGCACGCCCAGACGCTGAGCCAGCTGACCGCCCAGAACGATGCGCTGCGCGGCGGCTTCCAGGAGCAGATCCGCCGGCTGCAGGAGGAGCACGGCTGCACGGTGGAGACGCTGCAGGCGCAGGTCGGCCGGCTGGAGGCCCAGCTCTTCCAGCTGCAGAGGGAGCCCAGCGCCACCA GTCCTGCACCGGCCCAGCAGCAGAGGAAGATGCTGCAGGAGAGGAAGGCGGCCGACCTGCCGCTGTTCGAGCTGCAGTCCATGGCCCGGGAGGAGGGCGAGGGCATGGAGACCACGGAGTCGGAGTCCGTGTCCTCGGCCGGCACACACCTGCCCTCCCTGGAGCAGCTGCTCAACTCGCCAGAACCCAAGACAG AGCCTTTCGTGTGGCAGGCTGAGCCGTCCAAGGAGGAGCTGTCTCAGAACCTGAGCACCGCCAACAAGAGCATCGAGCATCTGAGTGGCCTGCTGCACGAGACCGAGGCAACCAACGCCATCCTGATGGAGCAGATCACG CTCCTGAAGAGCGAGGTGCGGCGGCTGGAGAGGAACCAGGAGCGGGAGAAGTCGGTGGCCAACCTGGAGTACCTGAAGAACGTGCTGCTGCAGTTCATCTTCTTGAAGTCGGGCAGCGAGAGGCAGGCGCTGCTGCCTGTCATCCACACCATGCTGCAGCTCAGCCCCGAGGAGAAGGGCAGGCTGGCGGCCATCGCCCAAG GTGAGGAGGAAGCCGCCGGCGCCTCCCGGTCCTCAGGCTGGACCTCCTATCTGCACAGCTGGTCCGGCATCCGATGA
- the gcc2 gene encoding GRIP and coiled-coil domain-containing protein 2 isoform X2: protein MEENNPDNMASPSTPGAAKSKLDTLSKEDLIKFSKKQMVVLQKLKSKCADLEKEVGELKAKSNSGADDTIIQELTERMDAVLLEKAETQQKLVLLRKENEKAKQEAKEVLEKFTQLQEQSDRSNEEHLQNVVVLKKELDAVRSQHQEEVEGLQQLLKESRKDRESQQGEAEEIKAHLELVRQDYEERLSVLQRQLGLADEERVKELDGLREAHDAELAESRQEVENLYAEMSKIREAHQEEARMLMEQLEASAAEYEAERDRLLVIQEALTEQLAQHDGSLQDVQEEEEETGPAGVQNHTASPASGGQQEDEADRLKLLVADLQAQQTMLQDELTYVGNEKSRLESELQQARDEFLLEREELEFKINELQMSQEDSEGVASTCREKLQVTNEHWEMALNQHEQELSILKEKHQVELKALEQNLTSATATDLEKRLQETLKLKERCDQLASERNEAVHNYEQTKEILRNLESELADRTAEFVKQYNAMKDQGASAVHELQQKLRAAFNEKDGLLERIQSLEAQVEKCQQDDSEELRSALSNAQQKNKEMLALLHRNESTVQELQESVTQLTREKEDTLLRLKDSECLRETHSLEGDRASELQQSLEDVSRVNAELLQKQQEAEASLEVALAENKRISHQLDVLDGRLAEAGLDKERQSSDLKALAEELSELKKTKDCLQEEIGVLRSERVSESHRERGELETSLQSVSEERERLRQGLEEKEQQLSLSRQQIVSVFQREASLGPLEEAKLATKDISELVHELLAKVLEEKKSLLLQSDEKIARLYDDIERIREESGQQRAELQSLVDDQSKERTMLKENLEEVVADTEALQRDLLQMKDVNEKMKEENGQLLAQLAEASEKLREKESERVDLGGKSEKLAMENLGEKEQLQQLLMERESLASRLQKDIDDLKESKEVSTAEDTKVTELSDKIAALERESREKDEKMHKIKAVAVKAKKELDNSRKEVKSLKEEVESCKAERDRLSGSMKDIIQGAEGYKNLQAEYDKLSEVLDRERERAEAGERQVGELTKRLQAAAVQQDQLTSEREDLVARMDTLHSNVKQLEGQVSEALRVKSGLEKELEGERLLKEQKIKDHSAAAREIEDLQKAQQKQRQQMQETMQELELLRKDAQQNTLMGMEMADYERLVKELNQKIAEQERRVGELEEEIHAQRTRQEVLLEEISSLKSLVDQGEEKNSKMKQLLVKTKKDLADTKKSEADQMVLQASLRGKLEASQQQLEEHKIQSAELAAERHRLQEQLRSLTEQHQRAAGSFQQRLGALQEECSSAKAELATTVSEFEGYKVRVHNVLKQQKNKSATHTENEATKPERELLERTVEQLRGRLQETQLSLQGSNAELQQLQTEHDALLERHNKILQESVSKEAELREKLGSLQAENVLLRSEHAQTLSQLTAQNDALRGGFQEQIRRLQEEHGCTVETLQAQVGRLEAQLFQLQREPSATSPAPAQQQRKMLQERKAADLPLFELQSMAREEGEGMETTESESVSSAGTHLPSLEQLLNSPEPKTEPFVWQAEPSKEELSQNLSTANKSIEHLSGLLHETEATNAILMEQITLLKSEVRRLERNQEREKSVANLEYLKNVLLQFIFLKSGSERQALLPVIHTMLQLSPEEKGRLAAIAQGEEEAAGASRSSGWTSYLHSWSGIR from the exons ATTTGGAGAAGGAAGTTGGAGAACTCAAAGCCAAGTCCAACAGTGGAGCAGATGATACGAtcatacag GAGCTGACTGAAAGGATGGATGCGGTTCTCCTGGAGAAGGCTGAGACCCAGCAGAAACTGGTGTTGCtgaggaaagaaaatgaaaaggcaaAGCAAGAGGCAAAG GAGGTGTTGGAGAAGTTCACGCAGCTCCAGGAGCAGTCTGACCGATCGAACGAGGAACACTTGCAAAACGTGGTAGTTTTGAAGAAGGAGCTGGACGCCGTTCGATCCCAGCACCAGGAAGAGGTCGAGGGTCTCCAGCAGCTCTTGAAAGAGTCCAGGAAAGACCGGGAAAGCCAGCAGGGCGAAGCCGAGGAGATCAAGGCCCACCTGGAGCTCGTCAGGCAGGACTATGAGGAGCGTCTCTCCGTCCTGCAGCGCCAGTTGGGCCTGGCGGACGAGGAGCGAGTCAAGGAGCTGGACGGGCTGAGGGAGGCGCACGACGCGGAGCTGGCCGAGTCCCGGCAGGAGGTTGAGAACCTCTACGCCGAGATGTCGAAGATCCGGGAGGCCCACCAGGAGGAGGCCAGGATGCTGATGGAGCAGCTGGAGGCGTCGGCGGCTGAGTACGAGGCGGAGAGGGACCGGCTGCTCGTGATCCAGGAAGCGCTGACCGAGCAGCTGGCGCAGCACGACGGCAGCCTCCAGGACGtgcaggaggaggaagaggagacggGCCCGGCGGGGGTCCAGAACCACACGGCCTCCCCAGCTTCAGGGGGGCAGCAGGAGGACGAGGCCGACCGGCTGAAGCTCCTCGTGGCGGATCTGCAGGCCCAGCAGACGATGCTGCAGGACGAGCTTACCTACGTGGGCAACGAGAAGAGCAGGCTGGAGTCGGAGCTGCAGCAGGCGAGGGATGAGTTCCTCCTGGAGAGGGAGGAGCTGGAGTTCAAGATCAACGAGCTGCAGATGAGCCAGGAGGACAGCGAGGGCGTGGCGTCCACCTGCCGGGAGAAGCTGCAGGTCACCAACGAGCACTGGGAGATGGCGCTCAACCAGCACGAACAGGAGCTGAGCATCCTGAAGGAGAAGCATCAGGTCGAGCTGAAGGCGCTGGAGCAAAACCTGACGTCTGCCACAGCGACAGACCTGGAGAAGAGGCTCCAGGAAACCCTGAAACTGAAAGAGCGGTGTGACCAGCTGGCTTCGGAGAGGAACGAAGCGGTGCACAACTACGAGCAGACCAAGGAGATCCTCCGGAACCTGGAGTCCGAGCTGGCGGACCGGACGGCAGAGTTTGTGAAGCAGTACAACGCCATGAAGGATCAGGGGGCCTCCGCGGTCCACGAGCTGCAGCAGAAGTTGAGGGCGGCCTTCAACGAGAAGGATGGCCTCCTCGAGCGcatccagagcctggaggcccagGTGGAGAAGTGTCAGCAGGACGACTCGGAGGAACTGAGGTCGGCACTAAGTAACGCGCAGCAGAAAAACAAGGAGATGTTGGCTCTGCTTCACCGGAACGAGAGCACCGTGCAGGAGCTGCAGGAGAGCGTGACGCAGCTGACTCGGGAGAAGGAGGACACACTGTTGCGTTTGAAGGACTCGGAGTGCTTGAGAGAGACGCACAGTTTGGAGGGAGACCGGGCGTCTGAACTTCAGCAGAGTCTGGAGGATGTGTCCCGGGTCAACGCGGAGCTGCTGCAGAAGCAGCAGGAGGCAGAAGCCAGCCTGGAGGTCGCCCTGGCGGAAAACAAGCGCATCAGCCACCAGCTGGATGTCCTGGACGGCAGGCTTGCGGAGGCTGGGCTGGACAAGGAGCGGCAGTCTTCTGATCTGAAGGCACTGGCAGAAGAGCTGTCTGAACTCAAGAAGACCAAGGACTGTCTGCAGGAGGAGATCGGCGTACTCCGTTCGGAGAGGGTGAGCGAGTCTCATCGAGAGCGAGGGGAGCTGGAGACATCCTTGCAGTCTGTGtcggaggagagggagaggttgaGACAAGGCCTCGAGGAGAAGGAACAGCAGTTGTCTCTGTCAAGGCAGCAGATTGTTAGTGTTTTCCAGCGAGAAGCCAGCCTGGGACCATTGGAGGAGGCCAAACTGGCAACCAAGGACATCTCTGAGCTGGTGCATGAGCTTCTGGCGAaggtcctggaggagaagaagagttTGCTCCTGCAGAGCGATGAGAAAATTGCCCGACTCTATGATGACATCGAGAGGATCAGGGAGGAGAGCGGACAGCAGCGTGCCGAGCTGCAGTCGTTAGTTGACGACCAGAGCAAGGAGAGGACCATGCTGAAGGAGAACCTGGAGGAGGTGGTGGCTGACACCGAGGCCTTGCAGAGGGACCTGCTGCAGATGAAGGACGTGAACGAGAAGATGAAGGAGGAGAACGGGCAGCTGCTGGCCCAACTCGCCGAGGCGTCAGAGAAACTGCGAGAGAAGGAGAGCGAGAGGGTCGACCTGGGGGGCAAGAGCGAGAAGCTGGCGATGGAAAACCTGGGAGAGAAGGAGCAACTGCAGCAGCTCCTGATGGAGAGAGAGTCTCTGGCTTCCCGCCTACAGAAAGATATCGATGACCTGAAG GAATCCAAAGAGGTGTCCACGGCCGAAGACACAAAAGTGACGGAGCTGAGTGACAAAATAG CTGCTCTGGAACGAGAGAGCAGAGAAAAGGACGAGAAGATGCACAAGATCAAAGCGGTGGCCGTGAAAGCCAAGAAAGAGCTGGACAACAGCCGGAAGGAG GTTAAATCCCTGAAAGAAGAAGTGGAGTCTTGcaaagcagagagagacaggctgtCTGGCTCCATGAAGGATATCATACAGGGAGCGGAGGGCTACAAG AACCTCCAGGCCGAGTACGACAAGCTGAGCGAGGTGCTGGACCGGGAGCGAGAGCGGGCCGAGGCCGGCGAGCGGCAGGTGGGGGAGCTGACCAAGAGGCTGCAGGCGGCGGCCGTCCAG CAAGACCAGCTGACGTCCGAGAGGGAAGACCTGGTGGCGCGCATGGACACCCTGCACAGCAACGTGAAGCAGCTGGAGGGCCAGGTTTCAGAGGCGCTGCGGGTGAAGTCGGGGCTCGAGAAGgagctggagggagagaggctTTTAAAGGAACAAAAAATCAAG GACCACAGCGCGGCGGCCCGAGAGATCGAGGACCTTCAGAAAGCGCAGCAGAAACAGAGGCAGCAAATGCAGGAAACGATGCAAGAACTGGAGCTCCTGCGGAAG GATGCGCAGCAGAATACTCTCATGGGCATGGAAATGGCCGACTACGAGCGGCTGGTCAAGGAGCTGAACCAGAAGATCGCTGAGCAGGAGCGCCGTGTCggggagctggaggaggagatCCATGCGCAGAGGACGAGGCAGGAGGTGCTGCTGGAGGAGATCT CGTCCCTGAAGTCGCTCGTCGATCAGGGAGAGGAGAAGAACTCCAAGATGAAGCAACTGCTCGTGAAGACAAAGAAAGATCTGGCTGATACGAAGAAAAGC GAAGCGGATCAGATGGTTCTGCAGGCTTCACTGAGGGGGAAGCTGGAGGCCTCTCAGCAGCAGCTGGAGGAGCACAAG ATCCAGAGCGCCGAGTTGGCCGCCGAGAGGCACAGACTGCAGGAGCAACTCAGATCCCTGACCGAGCAGCACCAGAGGGCGGCCGGGTCCTTCCAGCAGCGGCTCGGCGCCCTACAGGAGGAGTGCAGCAGCGCCAAG GCAGAACTGGCCACCACGGTGTCGGAGTTCGAGGGCTACAAAGTCCGAGTGCACAACGTTCTGAAGCAGCAGAAGAACAAGTCTGCGACGCACACGGAGAACGAGGCGACCAAACCAGAGAG GGAGCTCTTGGAGAGGACGGTGGAGCAGCTGAGGGGCCGCCTGCAGGAGACGCAGCTGAGCCTGCAGGGGAGCAATGCGGAGCTGCAGCAGCTGCAGACGGAGCACGACGCACTGCTGGAGCGGCACAACAAGATCCTGCAGGAGAGCGTCAGCAAGGAGGCCGAGCTCCGAGAGAA GCTGGGCTCCCTGCAGGCGGAGAACGTGCTGCTGAGGTCCGAGCACGCCCAGACGCTGAGCCAGCTGACCGCCCAGAACGATGCGCTGCGCGGCGGCTTCCAGGAGCAGATCCGCCGGCTGCAGGAGGAGCACGGCTGCACGGTGGAGACGCTGCAGGCGCAGGTCGGCCGGCTGGAGGCCCAGCTCTTCCAGCTGCAGAGGGAGCCCAGCGCCACCA GTCCTGCACCGGCCCAGCAGCAGAGGAAGATGCTGCAGGAGAGGAAGGCGGCCGACCTGCCGCTGTTCGAGCTGCAGTCCATGGCCCGGGAGGAGGGCGAGGGCATGGAGACCACGGAGTCGGAGTCCGTGTCCTCGGCCGGCACACACCTGCCCTCCCTGGAGCAGCTGCTCAACTCGCCAGAACCCAAGACAG AGCCTTTCGTGTGGCAGGCTGAGCCGTCCAAGGAGGAGCTGTCTCAGAACCTGAGCACCGCCAACAAGAGCATCGAGCATCTGAGTGGCCTGCTGCACGAGACCGAGGCAACCAACGCCATCCTGATGGAGCAGATCACG CTCCTGAAGAGCGAGGTGCGGCGGCTGGAGAGGAACCAGGAGCGGGAGAAGTCGGTGGCCAACCTGGAGTACCTGAAGAACGTGCTGCTGCAGTTCATCTTCTTGAAGTCGGGCAGCGAGAGGCAGGCGCTGCTGCCTGTCATCCACACCATGCTGCAGCTCAGCCCCGAGGAGAAGGGCAGGCTGGCGGCCATCGCCCAAG GTGAGGAGGAAGCCGCCGGCGCCTCCCGGTCCTCAGGCTGGACCTCCTATCTGCACAGCTGGTCCGGCATCCGATGA